The following are from one region of the Geoalkalibacter subterraneus genome:
- the rplI gene encoding 50S ribosomal protein L9: MEVILREAVDGLGNIGDIVKVKPGYARNFLVPRGFAIQADKRNVRELEHQKRMLERKLQKLSKDAEALKQRIEAVECAFEQRAGEEGKLFGSVTSLDLEKKLQDAGIEIDRKKIKLPEPIKSLGEFKVPVRLNAGVVAEIKVTVSAQEETE; this comes from the coding sequence ATGGAAGTCATACTCAGAGAAGCCGTTGACGGCCTCGGCAATATCGGTGACATTGTCAAGGTAAAGCCGGGCTATGCCCGTAATTTTCTTGTGCCCCGCGGCTTTGCCATTCAAGCGGACAAGCGCAATGTGCGTGAACTCGAACACCAGAAGCGCATGCTTGAGCGCAAACTGCAGAAGCTGTCCAAGGACGCTGAAGCCCTCAAGCAGCGTATCGAAGCTGTTGAGTGCGCATTTGAACAGCGTGCCGGGGAGGAAGGTAAGCTTTTCGGTTCTGTGACCAGTCTCGATCTTGAGAAGAAACTTCAGGATGCCGGCATTGAAATCGATCGCAAGAAGATCAAGCTGCCTGAACCGATCAAGAGTCTTGGCGAATTCAAGGTTCCGGTGCGCCTCAACGCAGGGGTGGTCGCTGAAATTAAAGTGACCGTCTCGGCACAGGAAGAAACCGAGTAA